A genomic region of Enterococcus sp. 12C11_DIV0727 contains the following coding sequences:
- the aspS gene encoding aspartate--tRNA ligase yields the protein MAKRTVYCGEVSADLVGQVITLKGWVQKRRDLGGVIFIDLRDREGIAQVVFNPAHSKEAWEIADKCRSEYVIEITGELTYRDKEAINPKMKTGEFEVMATDITILNTAKTPPFLIEDENNVGDEIRMKYRYLDLRRPQMTANLKLRHEVTKSIRHYLDDTDFIDIETPYFGKSTPEGARDYLVPSRVHAGHFYALPQSPQIFKQLLMNAGFDRYYQIVRCFRDEDLRGDRQPEFTQVDLETTFLSPEEIQTMTEEMLAKVMRETKGIEVTLPFPRISYDEAMSRYGSDKPDTRFDMELIDIADVVKDVDFKVFQMALENGGHVKALNAKGAADKYSRKDMDNLGTYVSQFGGKGLAWLKVEEEGLKGPIAKFLTEVSDDLIKATNAEVGDILMFGADKPEIVAAALGAVRSRLGKELGLINESKFNFLWVIDWPLFEYDEEAGRYVSAHHPFTQPKESDIELLSTDPAKVYAEAYDIVLNGYELGGGSLRIHKRDLQEKMFETLGFTKESAQEQFGFLLDALDYGFPPHGGIALGLDRLVMLLAGENNIREVIAFPKNGKAADPMTSAPSVVSPLQLFELNIDVTAIDE from the coding sequence ATGGCAAAAAGAACAGTATACTGTGGAGAAGTTTCTGCAGATTTAGTAGGACAAGTAATTACCTTAAAAGGGTGGGTGCAAAAGCGCCGTGACTTAGGTGGCGTTATTTTTATCGATTTACGTGACCGTGAAGGAATTGCGCAAGTGGTCTTCAATCCAGCCCACTCAAAAGAGGCGTGGGAAATTGCAGATAAATGCCGTAGTGAATATGTAATCGAAATTACTGGTGAGCTAACTTATCGTGACAAAGAAGCAATCAACCCTAAAATGAAAACTGGTGAATTTGAAGTGATGGCAACAGACATCACGATTTTAAATACAGCGAAAACACCACCGTTTTTAATTGAAGATGAAAACAATGTTGGCGATGAAATTCGTATGAAATATCGTTATTTAGATTTACGTCGTCCACAAATGACTGCAAACTTAAAATTACGTCATGAAGTAACAAAATCGATTCGTCATTATTTAGATGATACTGATTTTATCGATATCGAAACACCTTATTTTGGTAAATCAACACCAGAAGGCGCGCGTGACTACTTAGTTCCTTCACGTGTCCATGCAGGTCATTTTTATGCGTTACCACAATCACCACAAATTTTTAAACAATTGTTGATGAATGCAGGTTTCGATCGTTATTATCAAATCGTTCGTTGTTTCCGTGATGAAGATCTACGTGGGGACCGTCAACCAGAATTTACCCAAGTCGATTTAGAAACAACCTTCTTGTCTCCAGAAGAAATTCAAACAATGACTGAAGAAATGTTAGCGAAAGTGATGCGTGAAACAAAAGGAATCGAAGTGACGTTACCATTCCCTCGTATCAGCTATGATGAAGCGATGTCACGTTATGGAAGCGACAAACCAGATACACGTTTCGATATGGAATTGATCGATATCGCTGATGTGGTCAAAGATGTTGATTTCAAAGTTTTCCAAATGGCGCTTGAAAATGGCGGACATGTTAAAGCGTTGAACGCTAAAGGCGCAGCAGATAAATATTCTAGAAAAGATATGGATAATCTAGGTACCTATGTAAGTCAATTTGGTGGCAAAGGACTTGCTTGGTTAAAAGTAGAAGAAGAAGGTCTAAAAGGACCGATTGCAAAATTCTTAACAGAGGTTTCAGATGACTTGATCAAAGCAACAAATGCTGAGGTTGGCGATATCTTGATGTTTGGTGCAGACAAACCAGAAATCGTTGCGGCTGCTTTGGGCGCTGTTCGTTCTCGCTTAGGGAAAGAATTAGGGTTGATCAATGAGTCTAAATTTAATTTCCTATGGGTTATTGATTGGCCATTATTTGAATATGATGAAGAAGCTGGTCGATACGTTTCTGCTCACCATCCATTCACGCAACCAAAAGAATCTGATATTGAATTACTTTCGACAGATCCAGCAAAAGTCTATGCTGAAGCATATGATATCGTCTTGAACGGTTATGAATTAGGTGGTGGTTCGCTGCGTATTCACAAACGTGATTTACAAGAAAAAATGTTTGAAACACTAGGATTTACGAAAGAATCAGCGCAAGAGCAGTTTGGCTTCTTATTAGATGCTTTAGACTACGGCTTCCCTCCACACGGTGGAATCGCATTAGGTTTAGACCGTTTAGTAATGTTATTAGCGGGTGAAAACAATATTCGTGAAGTGATTGCTTTCCCTAAAAACGGAAAAGCAGCTGATCCAATGACAAGTGCACCAAGTGTGGTTTCACCGTTACAATTATTTGAATTGAACATTGATGTAACTGCGATAGATGAATAA